Genomic DNA from Streptomyces venezuelae:
CCGTGTACGCGAAGGGCACCCAGGGAGGCTGGGTGCGCACCGACGACGGTCTTGCCATGGCCAACCAGGCCGACGCCGCCCACCTGGTCTTTCCCTGCAACGACCATCCGGCGGACAAGGCGGCGTTCACGTTCCGCGTCACCACCCCGAAGGGGTACACCGCCGTCGCCAACGGCCTCCCCGCCGGCGCGACGCGGCGCGGGGCCACCACCACGTGGGCGTACCGGCACCACCACCCCATGGCGACCGAGCTGGCGCAGGTGTCCATCGGCCGCTCCACGGTGCTGCACCGCGAGGGGCCGCACGGCCTCCCCGTACGCGACGTGGTGCCCACGGCGGACCGCAAGGTCCTGGAGCCCTGGCTGAACAAGACCCCGGCCCAGCTCGGCTGGATGGAGAAGAAGGTCGGTCGCTACCCCTTCGAGGTCTACGGTGTCCTGATCGCCCAGGCGAAGACCGGCTACGAACTGGAGACGCAGACGCTCTCTCTCTTCGAGAGAGAGCTCTTCACCCGACCCGAGTTCCCCGAGTGGTACGTCGACTCGATCATGGTGCACGAGCTCGCGCACCAGTGGTTCGGCGACAGCGTCAGCCCGAAGTCGTGGTCGGACCTCTGGCTCAACGAGGGCCACGCCACCTGGTACGAGGCCCTCTACGCCGAGGAGAAGGCGCACAAGCCCGTGGCCGACCGGATGCGGCAGGCCTACCGGCAGTCGGACAGCTGGCGCGCGGCCGGAGGGCCTCCGGCCAGGCCGAAGGCGCCCGCGCCCGGCAAGAAGATCAGCATCTTCCGCCCCGTCGTCTACGACGGCAGCGCCCTCGTGCTCTATGCCCTCCGCCAGGAGATCGGCCGACCGGCCTTCGAGCACTTGGAGCGGAACTGGGCCCGCGTCCACCACGACGGCAACGCCGAGACCGCCGACTTCGTGCGGCTCGCCTCCCGCGTCGCCGGGCGTGACCTCACCGCCTTCTTCGACGGCTGGCTGTACGGAAAGAAGACGCCGCCGATGCCGGGGCATCCGGAGTGGAAGTCCGGGAAATAACCCGGATGACGAGACGGGCCGTGTCGTGCAACCATCGTCAGGTCGACGGCACGGGCCCGTCAGGGACATCCCCTCGGGGACATCCCAGGGCACGATCGGCAGGTTCCGGGAATCTCCGGACCGCATCGGGCGTTGTCGACTGTGACGGATCCCGCATCCGTCGCCTTCCCATCGACGGATCGACGTAAGGACCCAATGACCTCCTCTTCTTCCCCTTCCCAGGACGCACAGAGCTTCGCGCAGAACTACCCCGAAGGTCTTCGGGCCGATGCCCTGATGGAAGAGGACGTCGCCTGGAGCCACGAGATCGACGGAGAGCGGGACGGCGAGCAGCTCGACCGCTCCGAGCGCGCGGCTCTGCGCCGCGTCGCCGGCCTCTCCACCGAGCTCGAGGACGTCACCGAAGTCGAGTACCGACAGCTCCGCCTGGAGCGCGTGGTGCTCGTCGGCGTATGGACCTCCGGCACGGTCCAGGATGCGGAGAACTCCCTCGCCGAGCTGGCCGCTCTCGCCGAGACGGCGGGCGCGCTCGTGCTCGACGGCGTCGTCCAGCGCCGCGACAAGCCCGACCCGGCGACGTACATCGGCTCCGGCAAGGCCCTGGAGCTGCGCGACATCGTGCTCGAAACCGGCGCCGACACCGTCGTCTGCGACGGTGAGCTGAGCCCCGGCCAGCTGATCCACCTCGAAGACGTCGTCAAGGTCAAGGTGGTCGACAGGACCGCCCTGATCCTCGACATCTTCGCCCAGCACGCCAAGTCCCGCGAGGGCAAGGCGCAGGTCGCCCTCGCGCAGATGCAGTACATGCTGCCGAGGCTGCGCGGCTGGGGCCAGTCGCTCTCCCGGCAGATGGGTGGCGGCGGCGGTGGCGGCATGGCCACCCGTGGCCCCGGTGAGACCAAGATCGAGACGGACCGGCGACGGATCCGCGAGAAGATGGCGAAGATGCGCCGGGAGATCGCGGAGATGAAGACCGGCCGCGACATCAAGCGCCAGGAACGCAGGCGCAACAAGGTGCCCTCGGTCGCCATCGCCGGATACACGAACGCGGGCAAGTCCTCGCTGCTCAACCGCCTCACGGGCGCGGGCGTCCTGGTGGAGAACGCACTGTTCGCCACTCTGGACCCCACCGTCCGCAGGGCCGAGACGCCGAGCGGCCGGATCTACACCCTGGCGGACACCGTCGGGTTCGTCCGGCACCTGCCGCACCACCTCGTCGAGGCGTTCCGCTCCACGATGGAAGAGGTCGGCGACTCCGACCTGATCCTGCATGTGGTGGACGGTTCGCACCCGGTGCCCGAGGAGCAGCTCGCCGCCGTTCGCGAGGTCATCCGTGATGTGGGCGCGACCGACGTGCCCGAGATCGTGGTGATCAACAAGGCGGACGCGGCGGACCCGCTGGTCCTCCAGCGCCTGCTGCGCAACGAGAAGCACGCGATCGCGGTCTCCGCGCGGACCGGCGCCGGCATCGAGGAGCTGCTCGGGCTCATCGACACCGAGCTGCCGCGGCCCGAGGTCGAGATCGAGGCCCTCGTTCCGTACACGCACGGACAGCTCGTCTCGCGGGCGCACGCCGAGGGCGAGGTGCTCTCCGAGGAGCACACCGCCGACGGCACCCTGCTCAAGGCGCAGGTCCACGAGGAACTCGCCGCGGAGCTCGCTCCGTACGTGCTGGCCACGCACTGAACCTCGGCGCGCCCCGCGCGGGCGCCCAGGTACGCGCAGACCAGGTGCGCGCATGAGTGAAGGCCCGCCCCCTCTCGCAGGGGGCGGGCCTTCGCCGTGTCAGTCCGGGCGCGCGCACATGAGGTCGCGCGGCCGGGAGGCGCTCACTGAGCGCCGTACTTCTTGCTCATCATGTCGTAGACCTGCTGGGCGCCGCGGCCCAGCTGCGGGCCCGCCAGCCAGGTGTTCTCGGCCGGGCCGATCGAGGTGTTCGACACGAGCGTGGTCTTGCCGTTCGCCACGCGGAACCAGCCGCCGCCGGACGAACCGCCCGTCATCGTGCAGCCGATGCGGTACATCGTCGGCAGCGACGGCGACAGCGAGAGACGGCCCGGCCTGTCGACACACTTGTGCATGATCAGGCCGTTGTACGGGGGAGCGGCCGGGTAGCCCCAGGCGCCCATCGAGCTCACGCTCCGCGCGGCCGGGGTCGAGAAGTCGACGTCGAGCGCGTTGCCGACGGTCTCCTCGAGGGACTTGCCGCCCTGCTCCGGCTTGACGTGCATGACGGCGTAGTCGTACGTCGCACCGGCGCCGCCCGTCGGGCCCCCGTCGTTGATCCACTCATTCGAGGTCGAGACCCAGTCGGCCCAGTACTGGCCGTAGGGGGCGATCTCCTGCGGAGCCGCGTTGCGCAGGTCGGTCTCGGACTTGCCCAGGTCGTTGTACGAGGGCACGAAGGCGATGTTGCGGTACCAGCCGCCCTCGGCGCCCGCGTGCACGCAGTGGCCCGCGGTCCACACGAGGTTGGACTTGCCGGGGTTGCGCGGGTCCTTCACCACGGTGCCCGAGCAGACCATCGAACCCTTGGGGGAGTCGAAGAAGATCTTGCCGACCGGAGCGGCGTTCTCGTGGTACGGCGTCTTCTCCTGCTTGGCCTGGACCGGCGTCGGCGCCGGGTCGGTCGCGCCCTGATCGGCGACCGCGTCCTTCGCGGCGATCGTCTTGTTCGGGTCCTTCGCCTTCTTCATCCGCTCGGGCTTCCAGAGCCCTTCGATGACCGGGTTGGCGAAGTCCTTGGCCTCCCGGACCCAGTCGTCCTTGTCCCAGTTCTTCCAGGCGCCGTTCTTCCAGTCGTCCAGGTCGATGCCCTTGTCCTTGAGCTTGTCGGCGAGGCCGTCGGGAAGCCTGACGTCGGAACCGGAGTCGGAGCCGTCGGCTCCCTGGGACGTGGTGGAGTCCGGCTTGTCGCTTGCCTTGTCGTCGCTGGGACCACAGGCGGTGGCGGTGAGCGCCAGAGTGGCCGCGAGCCCGGTGGCGGCGAGCGCCACCCGCCGTCCGCGGTTGCGCGCGAACGGCGCACGAGTGGAACGCATGGTGCTGTTACCCCCGATGGAACGAAAATCTGCCATGTGCGTGTCATGTCTGTCGGCGCGGCTCCCCACGCCGGACGTCGATGCGACACCCCACTATGCCCGTGGGGTTGGGTACGAACGGCGGCGGGGGCGTGAAGGTTTCCGGCGCCCCGCCGCCGTACAGGAATCCCTGTGGGAACGAACTACTTGTCGGCGAACTTCTTGCTCACCGCGCTGTAGATGCCCTTGGCTTCCTTGCCGAGGCGCGGACCGGCCAGCCAACCCGCCGTCACCGGACCGATGGAGGTGTTCGACACGAGCGCGGGCTTGCCGTCCTGGCCCTTGGTGACCCAGCCGCCGCCGGACGACCCGCCGGTCATGGTGCAGCCGACGCGGTACATGGTCGGGTCGGGCTTCGTCAGCGAGAGACGGCCCGGCTTGTCGGCGCACTGGAACATCTTCTGGCCGTCGAACGGCGGCGCCGCCGGGTATCCCGTCGCCGTCATCGTGTCGATCTGCGGAACGGCCGGGGCGTTGAAGTCCACCGGGAGCGCCGAACCGACCGTCTCCTCGAGCGACTTGCCCTCGCTGCCCTTCTCCGGCTTCACGTGGATGACCGCGAAGTCGTACGGCGCGCCCGCGCCGCCGGTCGGACCGCCCTGCTCGATCCACTGGTCGGAGGTCTGCGCCCAGTCACCCCACCAGACGCCGTACGGAGCGACCTCTTCCTTCGGAGCGTTCTGCAGCTCCGCGACCGACTTGCCGCTGTTGTTGTACGACGGCACGAAGACCATGTTGCGGTACCAGCCGCCCTTGGCGCCCGCGTGCACGCAGTGGCCCGCGGTCCACACCATGTTGGACTTGCCCGGGTGGGCGGGGTCCTTCACGACGGTCGCGGAGCAGACCATCGAACCCTCGGGGCCGTCGAAGAAGAGCTTGCCCGACTCGGCGACCTGGTCGTGGTACGGCGCCTTCACGGCGGCTGCCTCCACGGGCTTGGGGGTCGGGTCGGTGACGCCCTGGTCACCGGAGATGTCGTTCTCGTCGACGCCCCGGTCGGGGTTCTTGTCGGCGTCCCGCATCCGGTCCGGGTCCCACAGGTCCTCGATGATCGGGTTGACGAAGTCGCCGGCCTCGCGCAGCCAGTCGTCCTTGTTCCAGTTCTTCCAGGCGCCGTTCTTCCATTCGTCCAGGTCGATCCCGTTCTCCTTGAGCTTGTCCTTCCAGGCGTCCGGGATCTGGATCTTGTCGTCACCGTTGCTGTCGCCGGGCTGGGCCGAGGACGAGTCACCGGCGGCGTTGTCCTCGCTGGGACCGCAGGCCGTGGCGGTCAGTACGAGCGCCGCGCCGAGCGCCACAGCCGCCACAGAGGAAGTTCTGGAGCGCGTGCTCCTCCTACTGCGAACAGCGAAGAGCGGACGTATGGGTCGCATCGTGAGATTCCCCCTGGGCCTCGAAATTGTTCCAAAGTGCTGGACATCCGGGTACGGAGCACCCGTTGCCACCGGTGCGGCACCCCTTCGCTCGATTTGCTCGGGTTTGCTCGGGGGAGCGGCGCCATCCGTGGCTGATGAACGGCCCCCACACTATGCCGGTGCCGTTGGGGACGGCCGACGGAAGGGCAACGGTTCCGTCACGGCAAGGATCTTCCCCTTGCCCGTGTTCCGCCGGGCCTCTCGTCGTTGGTACGTACGGGGGAATCGCCGCATGCGTTCATCCCCCTGCCCAACTCGCCTGCGCGTTCGCCCACATGACGCTCTCCGGACCGTCATCGGACGGCCGCATCCGTCCACAGCGGGAGGACCAACAGTCGTGGCCGTGACCGATCCTGCGCCCGCGGCGGCGTCCGCAGTGAATTCCGTGACGCAGCCCGTGACGCAACCGCTGCCGCACGCAGGGGCGCAGCCCGTGGCGGCTCCCGCGGCGCAGACCACAGCTCACGAAGGCATCCTGCGGCGCCAGGCCGCACGCGAATCGGCCGCCCGTACCTACGCGCGAGCCCTCCCGATCGTCCCGGTCCGGGCCCGCGGCCTGACGATCGAGGGCGCCGACGGCCGCCGCTACCTCGACTGCCTCTCCGGCGCAGGAACCCTCGCATTGGGCCACAACCACCCCGTGGTGCTCGAAGCGATCAGGAAGGTCCTCGACTCCGGGGCCCCGCTGCACGTCCTCGATCTGGCCACACCGGTCAAGGACGCCTTCACCACGGAACTGTTCCGCACGCTGCCGCCCGGCCTCGCGGACCGTGCGCGGATCCAGTTCTGCGGCCCGGCCGGGACGGACGCGGTGGAGGCGGCGCTGAAGCTCGTCCGTGCGGCCACCGGCCGCGACGGCCTGCTCGCCTTCACCGGCGCCTACCACGGCATGACCGCCGGGGCGCTCGAAGCATCCGGCGGCGCATCGACCGTCCGGGTCGGACGCCTGCCCTACCCCCAGGACTACCGCTGCCCCTTCGGCCTCGGCGGCGCACGAGGCGCCGAACTGTCCGCCCGGTGGACGGAAAACCTCCTCGACGACACCAAATCGGGCGTACCGTCCCCCGCCGGCATGATCCTCGAACCCGTCCAGGGAGAAGGCGGGGTCTACCCCGCACCCGACGCCTGGCTCCGCCGGATGCGCGAGATCACCGCCGCCCGCGGCATCCCGCTCATCGCGGACGAGGTGCAGACGGGCGTCGGCCGCACCGGCGCCTTCTGGGCCGTCGAGCACAGCGGCATCGTCCCGGACGTGATGGTGCTCTCCAAGGCGATCGGTGGCAGCCTCCCCCTGGCCGTCGTGGTCTACCGCGACGACCTCGACGTATGGCCCCCCGGCGCCCACGCGGGAACCTTCCGCGGCAACCAGCTCGCCATGGCCGCGGGTGCGGCGACCCTCGCGTACGTCCGTGAGAACGGCCTCGCCGAACGCGCCGCCACCCTCGGCGCCCGCATGCTTGCCCAACTCCGCTCGCTGGCCGCGCACCACCCCTGCATCGGCGAGGTCCGCGGTCGGGGACTGATGATCGGCGTGGAACTGGTGGACCCGCACGCGAACGCCGAACCGGGTGCCGCATCCGCACAGCAGCACCTCGACGCACCCCTCGCCGACCTCGCCCCCACCGCGCAGCCCCGCCCCCCGGCGCCCGAACTCGCCGCCGCCGTGCAGCGGGAGTGTCTGCGCCGCGGCCTCATCGTCGAACTGGGCGGCCGCCACTCCAGCGTCGTACGTCTCCTGCCTCCCCTCACCCTCACCGACGAACAGGCGACCGCGGTCCTCGACCGCCTCGCCGACGCGCTGGCCACCGCGGCGCACGCCCACCTCAGATAGCCGAGACGGGCCCGAGCGGCCGTCCCGGTGGACGTGATCCGCCGAGCACGTCCCGGGCCGCATCGCCACACGGAGACCCCGAACAACCCCACAAGGAAGCCCTCTTGAACGCCACCCCCGCATCCGAAGGCCGCCCCCAACCCGACGCCCCAGGCGCGTGCGGCGCGCACACCTCACTGGTGGCGGAGTCCGGTACGGTCCCCCGGCAGAAGGGTGGCGGCCAGGAGGCCGAGCGCCTGCGCGGGGTCTCCAGCGACCTGTTGGAACACCCCGACCCGCACATCGCCGCACAGGCAGCGGCCGTCGAGAACCTCCTCCGCTGCTGGGTCAGGGAGAACAACCTCCCCGCTCCGGACCACGGAATCCTGCGGGTCCCCCTCGAAGCCAGCGGAACGGCGCTGCTCGTCCCCGTGCACTACTGGTCGGCCACCGGCTGGCACCGCTTCAGCCTCCCCTACCTGGAGGACGGCCCCGCCGGCGCGCCACCCGTGGACGCCGTCACCGTCGCAGCCCTCCTTGGCCGCGAGTCAGCCCGGCGTACGACGGAACCATGGGCTCAGGACGGCAGTGCGGAGCAAGCGACAACCGTTGCCGATGCGGCCGACAAAGCCGATGCGGCCGACCAAGCCGCAGCGGTCGGCACGGAAGCAGCGGTCAACCCGTCCGAGCCCGTCGACGGTGCCGACCTCGTCGGTCGCGTCGCCGACTCGGTTCGGCGCACGGCCACCTTCATCGCCGACCGTCGTGACCGGCCCGCCGACGAACCCGACCTCTTCCTCGCCGCCGAGCAGTCCCTCCTTCTCGGGCACCCCCTGCATCCGACCCCCAAGAGCCGCGAGGGCCTCTCCGACACCGAATCCCGCCTGTACTCCCCGGAGTTGCGCGGCACCTTCGCGCTGCACTGGCTCGCTGTCGACCGCTCTGTACTGGCCTCCGATTCGGCGTGGACCGAGCGCGGCCGCACCGTCCCCGCCGACCAGCTCGCCGCCCGCCTCGTAGGCGGCGAGTTGCCGCTCCCGGACGACCGCGTCGCCCTTCCCGTGCACCCGTGGCAAATCCGCGAGCTCCGGCACCGGCCCTCGACCGCCGCGCTCTTCGACGCCGATCTCATCCAGGATCTCGGCACCCACGGCGCCCCCTGGCGCCCCACCTCCTCCGTCCGGACCCTCTACCGCCCCGGCGCGGCCGCCATGCTGAAGCTGTCGCTCGGCCTGCGCATCACCAACTCCCGTCGTGAGAACCTCCGCAAAGAACTCCACCGCGGCGTCGAGGTCCACCGGCTGTTGCGCAGCGGCCTCGCCGAGGAGTGGCAGTCGGTCCACCCCTGCTTCGACGTGGTCCGCGACCCTGCATGGCTCGCCGTGACGCAGCCCGACGGCACGCCCGTCGCCGGGCTCGACGTCATGATCCGGCACAACCCCTTCCGACCCGGAGACGACGCCACCTGCATCGCCGGACTCGTCTCACCCCGGCCCTCGGTGCTGCCCTCCTGCCAGGACAGCCACGCGATGCGCTCCCGGCTCGGCGAGACCGTCACCCGCCTCGCCGGACGAACGGGCCGCTCCCGGGGCGCAGTTGCCACCGAGTGGTTCCTGCGCTATCTGGAAACCGTCGTACGCCCCGTGCTCTGGCTGGACAGCGAGGCAGGGGTCGCCCTGGAGGCGCACCAGCAGAACACCCTCCTCCTGCTCGACCCCGACGGCTGGCCCGTGGGCGGCCGGTACCGCGACAACCAGGGCTACTACTTCCGCGAGTCCCGGCGCGCCGACCTCGAACGACGCCTTCCCGGCATCGGGAGGGACAGCGACACGTTCGTGTCCGACGGGGTGACGGACGAACGGTTCGCCTACTACCTCGGCATCAACAACGTCCTCGGCCTCATCGGAGCTCTCGGCGCCGAACGGCTCGCGGACGAACGGTTGCTGCTCGCCGCCTTCCGTCGCTTCCTCGCCGACGTGGCCTCGGGCCCCGCCAAGCTGCGCACCTCGCTGCCCGCGACCCTGCTCGACTCACCCGTGCTGCGCTGCAAGGCCAACCTGCTGACCCGGTTGCACGGTCTTGACGAGCTCGTCGGCCCGGTCGACACCCAGTCCGTCTACGTCACCATCCCCAACCCCCTCCATTCCTGAGGACATGCCCCACCTCTGCTGACAGGAGCGACGTCGTGTCTCCCACCGATGCGAGCACCGATGACGGGATCGACGATGGGATCGACGCCGGTATTGACCCCGGACGCGATGCCGGAATCGAATCCACTGCGGGCGGCGCCGACTGCGCGGACACCCTCGACCTGCGGTTGCCCGATGAGCTCGTCGCCCTGTTGGCAGAGGGCGAGCGGCGGATCGGTGGGGCGCAGGACGATCTCCTGGACGGCGTCGGTGACTGGGGCCCTGTCACCACCGGCGCCGGTGTCTTCCAACTCGTGCCCGTACGTCTCGAACGTGACCTCCGAGTGATCAGCCGCTGGATGAACGACCCCGCGGTGGCCGCTTTCTGGGAACTGGCCGGACCCGAGGCCGTGACGGAGACCCACCTCCGGACACAGCTGGACGGGGACGGACGCAGTGTTCCCTGCCTGGGTGTGCTGGACGGCATGCCGATGAGCTACTGGGAGCTGTACCGGGCGGACCTGGATCCGCTGGCCCGGCACTACGCCTCGCGGCCGCACGACACCGGCATCCACCTCCTCATCGGCAGCGTCGCCAACCGCGGCCGCGGCCTCGGCACTTCGTTGCTCAGAGCCGTGGCCGACCTCGTGCTCGACCACCGCCCTTCCTGCGCACGCGTCGTAGCTGAACCCGACCTGCGCAACACCCCCTCCGTCTCCGCCTTCCTGAGCGCCGGTTTCCGCTTCTTCGCCGAGGTGGATCTGCCCGACAAACGCGCGGCGCTCATGGTCCGTGACCGGGCCCTGCGCGCCCTGCTCTGACCTGGTCACTCTTAGTGCACCGCTCGACCCGATCCGGTTCCCTCCCTGAGGAGTCCCCGTGCCGAATCCGTCCCCCAGCCCGTTTCTCCGACCGTCCACCGAGCTCCACGACCCACCCGAACTGACCCAGGACAGATGGCGAGAGGCCGGACGCAGGCTGCTGGCCAAGATGATCGGCGAGTTCGCGTACGAAGAGATCATCCGGCCGGTCCCCGTGCCCCTGGCCGAAGGGGAGCGGGATGGAGAGGGGGACGCGAGCCGCGGCGGTGCCGGGGGCGGTGAAGCGGCCACCTACCGGCTTCGACTCGAACCGGCCGGACCGGAGGCAGCCGTGGACGGGCCGCGGAGGTGGGGCGAGGCCGTCGATGCGGCGGGGAAGCGGGGCGGAATCACCGGCTCCCACGAACCCACCGGCGCCCAGCAGCCCACCCGCGCTCACGAACCCACCGGCTCCGCCGAGCCCACCGGCGCTCACGAACGCACCCGCTCGGCCGAACCCACCGGCTCCGCCGGGCAGCAAGGCACCGTCCTCACTTTCCGGGCGCGCCGCGGATCGTACGGAAGCTGGTATGTGGACCCGGCCGGCCTGACCCTCACCGAGGGCAACGGGCCGGCCGTCGCGTTGAGCGACCCCCTGCGCTTCCTCGTACTGGCCCGTCGGACCCTGGGCCTGGACGGTGCCACCCTTGGTCATCTCATCCGCGAGCTCACCGTGACCCTCAGTGCCGACGCCCGGATCGATCACACGGCGCTCAGCGCGGCTCAGCTCGCCGACCTCGGCTATGCGGAACTCGAAGGGCATCAGACGGGCCACCCGTGGCTCGTCCTCAACAAAGGCCGGATCGGATTCTCCGCAGGCGACACCGACCGCTGGGCGCCCGAGGCACGCCGCTCCACGACGCTTCCATGGATCGCCGTCCACTCCGACCTCGCCGTGTACCGCGGCGTCGCGGGACTGGACACTGCCCAGCAGCTGTACGCGCGTGAACTCTCCGCCGACATAAGGGAAGCTTTCGCGGGCTTACTGCGCGCACGCGGGCTGGACCCGGCGCACTACCTCTACCTGCCGGTGCACCCCTGGCAGTGGGACGAGACCGTGCTCCCGCTCTTTGCCCCGTCCATCGCCGCGAACGCCATCGTTCCGCTCTTCTCCGACGGTGACCTGCGCCTTCCCCAGCAGTCCATCCGTACGTTCCTCAACACCACCCGCCCCGACCGGCACACCGTGAAGCTTCCGCTGTCGGTCCTGAACACGCTCGTGTGGAGGGGCCTGCCCACCGGCCGCACGGTCGCCGCACCCGCCGTCACGGCCTGGATGCACGCGCTGCGGGACGCCGACCCCTTCCTGCGTGACGAATGCGGGGTCATTCTTCTCGGCGAGGTGGCGTCGGTGGCCGTCGAGCACCCCGTGTACGACGGGTTGCCGGAAGTCCCTTACCAGTACCGCGAGTTGCTCGGCGCCATCTGGCGGGAGCCCCTCCACCGGTACCTCGCGCCCGGTGAACGTGCCCGTACCCTCGCCTCCCTCACGCACACCGACTCCGACGGGCGCGCGTTCGTCGCCGAGCTCGTGCAGCGCTCGGGGCTGGCCCCCGAGGCTTGGCTGCGACGGCTCTTCGCCGCACTGCTGCCGCCCCTGCTGCACTTCCTCTACCGCTACGGCACGGTGTTCTCCCCTCATGGGGAGAACGCCATCGTCGTTTTCGACGACAAGGACGTGCCCGTCCGACTCGCGGTGAAGGACTTCGTGGACGACGTCAACGTGAGCGCGGTGCCGCTGCCCGAACACGACGCGATGCCCGGCGATGTGCGCGACGTACTCCTCACCGAGCCGCCCGGCTTCCTCACCCAGTTCATCCACTCGGGTCTTTTCGTGGGTGTCTTCCGGTACCTCGCGCCGCTCTGCGAGGAACAACTGGGTGTTGCGGAGGCCGACTTCTGGTCCTTCGTACGGGCCGAGATTTTGCGTCACCAGGCCCGCGCTCCCGAGCTGAAGGAACGGTACGAGATGTTCGACCTGCTCACCCCCCGTATCGAGCGGCTCTGCCTGAACCGGAACCGCCTTCACCTCGACGGATACCGTGACCGGCCCCAGCGTCCGCACGCCGCCGTGCACGGAACGGTGGCCAACCCCCTCCATCAGCCTTGATCGGCGGATTGTCAGTGGGGCACCGTAGGGTGGTCGCGCTATGACGAAGCCCTCGCTCCCCGAGCTCCTGCACGCCGCCGTCGCCGCTGTCGGCGGTACGGAACGCCCTGGCCAGGTGTCCATGGCCGAGACCGTCGCCGAGGCGATCGACGACGGCTCCCACCTGCTGGCCCAGGCCGGAACCGGCACCGGTAAATCCCTCGGATACCTGGTGCCGGCCCTCGCCCACGGCGAGCGTGTGGTGATCGCGACGGCCACCCTCGCCCTGCAGCGCCAGCTCGTGGAACGCGACCTGCCGCGCACCGTGGACGCCCTGCATCCGCTGCTGCGCCGCCGTCCGCAGTTCGCGATGCTCAAGGGCCGCTCGAACTATCTGTGCCTGCACCGCCTCCACGAAGGCATGCCGCAGGATGAGGAAGAAGGCCTCTTCGATCAGTTCGAGGCTGCCGCTCCCACCAGCAAGCTGGGCCAGGACCTCCTGCGCATGCGGGACTGGGCGGACGAGACCGAGACCGGTGACCGCGACGATCTGACCCCCGGGGTCTCCGACCGGGCCTGGTCCCAGGTATCCGTCTCCTCCAGGGAATGCCTGGGAGCTTCGAAGTGTGCCTATGGGGCTGAGTGCTTCGCGGAGGCGGCCCGCGAGCGCGCCAAGCTCTCCGATGTCGTCGTCACGAACCACGCGCTGCTCGCCATCGACGCCATCGAGGGCGCCCCTGTCCTGCCCCAGCACGAAGTGCTGATCGTGGACGAGGCTCATGAGCTGGTGTCCCGCGTCACCGGCGTGGCCACGGGGGAGCTCACTCCTGGGCAGGTCAACCGTGCCGTGCGCCGTGCAGCGAAGCTGGTCAACGAGAAGGCCGCGGACCAGCTCCAGACCGCCTCGGAGGGCTTCGAGCGGCTGATGGAGCTGGCCTTGCCGGGCCGCCTGGAAGAGATCCCCGAAGACCTCGGCTATGCGCTGATGGCCCTGCGGGACGCCGCGCGCACGGTCATCAGCGCGCTCGGTTCGACCCGGGACAAGTCGGTCCAGGACGAGGACGCGGTCCGCAAGCAGGCGCTCGCCTCCGTGGAGTCGATCCACGACGTGGCGGAGCGCATCACGAACGGTTCCGAGTACGACGTGGTCTGGTACGAGCGCCATGATCGCTACGGAGCCTCCCTCCGGGTGGCCCCCATGTCCGTGTCCGGGCTCCTGCGGGAGAAGCTCTTCGCCGACCGTTCGGTGGTCCTGACCTCCGCCACACTCAAGCTGGGCGGTGACTTCAACGG
This window encodes:
- a CDS encoding M1 family metallopeptidase, which produces MLLTPRTTASGPKALRPPRVAAALITATVSAALLAASAPSPATPLGIGDRLFPHLGNPGYDVQSYDIAFTYRGDNRKPLDAVTKIEAKATEALDRVNLDFAHGKVRSVDMDGRRARFESSGEDLVVTPTAPVRRDDRLRITVRHTSDPVYAKGTQGGWVRTDDGLAMANQADAAHLVFPCNDHPADKAAFTFRVTTPKGYTAVANGLPAGATRRGATTTWAYRHHHPMATELAQVSIGRSTVLHREGPHGLPVRDVVPTADRKVLEPWLNKTPAQLGWMEKKVGRYPFEVYGVLIAQAKTGYELETQTLSLFERELFTRPEFPEWYVDSIMVHELAHQWFGDSVSPKSWSDLWLNEGHATWYEALYAEEKAHKPVADRMRQAYRQSDSWRAAGGPPARPKAPAPGKKISIFRPVVYDGSALVLYALRQEIGRPAFEHLERNWARVHHDGNAETADFVRLASRVAGRDLTAFFDGWLYGKKTPPMPGHPEWKSGK
- the hflX gene encoding GTPase HflX; this encodes MTSSSSPSQDAQSFAQNYPEGLRADALMEEDVAWSHEIDGERDGEQLDRSERAALRRVAGLSTELEDVTEVEYRQLRLERVVLVGVWTSGTVQDAENSLAELAALAETAGALVLDGVVQRRDKPDPATYIGSGKALELRDIVLETGADTVVCDGELSPGQLIHLEDVVKVKVVDRTALILDIFAQHAKSREGKAQVALAQMQYMLPRLRGWGQSLSRQMGGGGGGGMATRGPGETKIETDRRRIREKMAKMRREIAEMKTGRDIKRQERRRNKVPSVAIAGYTNAGKSSLLNRLTGAGVLVENALFATLDPTVRRAETPSGRIYTLADTVGFVRHLPHHLVEAFRSTMEEVGDSDLILHVVDGSHPVPEEQLAAVREVIRDVGATDVPEIVVINKADAADPLVLQRLLRNEKHAIAVSARTGAGIEELLGLIDTELPRPEVEIEALVPYTHGQLVSRAHAEGEVLSEEHTADGTLLKAQVHEELAAELAPYVLATH
- a CDS encoding trypsin-like serine peptidase is translated as MRSTRAPFARNRGRRVALAATGLAATLALTATACGPSDDKASDKPDSTTSQGADGSDSGSDVRLPDGLADKLKDKGIDLDDWKNGAWKNWDKDDWVREAKDFANPVIEGLWKPERMKKAKDPNKTIAAKDAVADQGATDPAPTPVQAKQEKTPYHENAAPVGKIFFDSPKGSMVCSGTVVKDPRNPGKSNLVWTAGHCVHAGAEGGWYRNIAFVPSYNDLGKSETDLRNAAPQEIAPYGQYWADWVSTSNEWINDGGPTGGAGATYDYAVMHVKPEQGGKSLEETVGNALDVDFSTPAARSVSSMGAWGYPAAPPYNGLIMHKCVDRPGRLSLSPSLPTMYRIGCTMTGGSSGGGWFRVANGKTTLVSNTSIGPAENTWLAGPQLGRGAQQVYDMMSKKYGAQ
- a CDS encoding trypsin-like serine peptidase — its product is MRPIRPLFAVRSRRSTRSRTSSVAAVALGAALVLTATACGPSEDNAAGDSSSAQPGDSNGDDKIQIPDAWKDKLKENGIDLDEWKNGAWKNWNKDDWLREAGDFVNPIIEDLWDPDRMRDADKNPDRGVDENDISGDQGVTDPTPKPVEAAAVKAPYHDQVAESGKLFFDGPEGSMVCSATVVKDPAHPGKSNMVWTAGHCVHAGAKGGWYRNMVFVPSYNNSGKSVAELQNAPKEEVAPYGVWWGDWAQTSDQWIEQGGPTGGAGAPYDFAVIHVKPEKGSEGKSLEETVGSALPVDFNAPAVPQIDTMTATGYPAAPPFDGQKMFQCADKPGRLSLTKPDPTMYRVGCTMTGGSSGGGWVTKGQDGKPALVSNTSIGPVTAGWLAGPRLGKEAKGIYSAVSKKFADK